A single genomic interval of Pseudomonas sp. FeN3W harbors:
- a CDS encoding lipopolysaccharide kinase InaA family protein — MSGWQLATGMPVEAASAFADLPTVFALTGEAIARDPLSEVIRVECGGLRYYVKRYWAAGKGLRRFLGRPRVKAEWQNLRHFARWGIPVAPVVAWGMERRGGVFLRGALITLEVPNTVDMAAMATNNDPRLGDPHWVARISRQLAHATRTLHDHHFAHNDLKWRNLLINEDGELFLIDCPSGNFWWGPFLRRRIIKDLACLDKVAKYHLSRTQRLRFYLQYQRRGRLIPTDRALIAQVLEYFEGRE, encoded by the coding sequence GTGAGTGGCTGGCAGCTCGCGACCGGCATGCCCGTCGAGGCAGCCTCGGCGTTCGCCGATCTGCCGACGGTGTTCGCGCTGACCGGCGAGGCGATTGCCCGCGATCCGTTATCCGAAGTGATTCGCGTCGAATGCGGCGGTTTGCGCTATTACGTCAAACGTTATTGGGCTGCCGGCAAAGGGCTGCGGCGCTTTCTCGGGCGGCCGCGGGTCAAGGCCGAATGGCAGAACCTGCGGCACTTTGCGCGCTGGGGTATTCCTGTCGCGCCGGTGGTGGCGTGGGGCATGGAGCGTCGCGGCGGCGTATTCCTGCGCGGGGCGCTGATCACGCTGGAGGTGCCCAATACCGTCGACATGGCGGCAATGGCGACGAACAACGACCCCCGTCTTGGCGATCCCCACTGGGTCGCGCGTATCAGTCGCCAACTGGCGCACGCCACCCGCACCCTGCATGACCATCATTTCGCCCACAACGACCTGAAATGGCGCAACCTGCTGATCAATGAGGACGGCGAGCTGTTCCTGATCGACTGCCCCTCGGGCAACTTCTGGTGGGGGCCTTTCCTGCGGCGGCGCATCATCAAGGATCTGGCCTGCCTGGACAAAGTGGCCAAGTACCATTTGAGTCGCACCCAGCGCCTGCGCTTCTACCTGCAGTACCAGCGGCGTGGGCGGCTGATACCGACTGATCGAGCGCTGATCGCGCAGGTGCTGGAGTATTTCGAGGGGCGCGAATGA
- the rfaP gene encoding lipopolysaccharide core heptose(I) kinase RfaP, translating to MRLMLLEPFKSLWHGEDPFVEVERLDGQVYRELEGRRTLRTEVEGQGYFVKIHRGIGWGEIAKNLLTAKAPVLGAGQEWRAIQRLHEVGVPTMTAVAYGERGANPASQHSFIITEELAPTVSLEDFTANWLEQPPAPSLKRALIAEVARMAGTMHRAGVNHRDFYICHFLLHTDKPVIASDFRLSLIDLHRAQTRAQTPRRWRDKDLAGLYFSALGIGLTRGDRLRFLRGYFQRPLRDILHDEARLLAWLQRKAERLSSRYARRYAPGAQA from the coding sequence ATGCGCCTGATGCTATTGGAGCCGTTCAAAAGCCTCTGGCACGGCGAGGACCCGTTCGTCGAAGTCGAGCGTCTCGACGGGCAGGTGTACCGCGAGCTGGAGGGGCGACGCACGCTGCGTACAGAAGTCGAAGGGCAGGGCTACTTCGTCAAGATTCATCGCGGTATCGGTTGGGGCGAGATCGCCAAGAACCTGCTTACCGCCAAGGCGCCCGTTCTCGGTGCTGGCCAGGAATGGCGAGCGATCCAGCGGTTGCACGAAGTGGGTGTGCCGACCATGACCGCGGTGGCTTACGGCGAGCGCGGAGCCAATCCGGCCAGCCAGCATTCGTTCATCATCACCGAAGAACTGGCCCCGACCGTCAGCCTCGAGGACTTCACGGCCAACTGGCTGGAACAGCCACCGGCACCGTCGCTCAAGCGCGCCCTTATCGCCGAAGTCGCCCGCATGGCCGGCACCATGCATCGCGCCGGCGTCAATCATCGCGATTTCTACATCTGCCACTTTCTGCTGCATACCGACAAACCGGTGATAGCAAGTGATTTCCGCCTGTCGCTGATCGACTTGCACCGTGCCCAGACCCGAGCGCAGACACCGCGCCGCTGGCGCGACAAGGATCTGGCCGGGCTGTACTTCTCGGCGCTGGGCATTGGCCTGACGCGCGGCGATAGGCTGCGCTTTCTGCGCGGCTATTTTCAGCGGCCCTTGCGCGACATCCTGCACGACGAGGCGCGTCTGCTCGCCTGGCTGCAGCGCAAGGCCGAGCGGCTATCCAGTCGCTATGCGCGCAGGTACGCACCGGGCGCACAGGCGTGA
- the waaF gene encoding lipopolysaccharide heptosyltransferase II — protein sequence MNILIVGPSWVGDMVMAQTLFVCLKQRHPDCQIDVLAPEWSRPILERMPEVRQALSFPVGHGVLDMATRRKVAQSLRGQYEQAILLPNSLKSALVPFFAGIPKRTGWRGEMRFGLLNDMRKLDKQRYPLMIERFMALAFEPGAELPRPYPNPSLRIDPVTRDVALARFGLSLDRPVLALCPGAEFGESKRWPAEHFAKVAELKIREGWQVWLFGSKNDHPVGEEILARLIPGLREEAVNLAGETSLAEAIDLLSCADAVVSNDSGLMHVSAALGRPLAAVYGSTSPAFTPPLSEQVEVVRLGLDCSPCFERTCRFGHNNCMRELKPRAVIEALDRLAPQSVEVR from the coding sequence ATGAATATTCTGATTGTGGGACCCAGCTGGGTTGGCGACATGGTGATGGCGCAGACGTTGTTCGTCTGCCTGAAACAGCGCCATCCCGACTGCCAGATCGACGTGCTGGCGCCCGAGTGGAGCCGGCCGATTCTCGAGCGCATGCCCGAGGTACGCCAGGCGCTGAGCTTTCCGGTCGGGCACGGCGTGCTCGACATGGCGACCCGGCGCAAGGTGGCGCAGAGCCTGCGTGGTCAGTATGAGCAGGCGATCCTATTGCCCAATTCCTTGAAGTCGGCGCTGGTGCCGTTCTTCGCCGGTATTCCCAAGCGCACCGGCTGGCGCGGCGAAATGCGCTTCGGCCTGCTCAACGACATGCGCAAGCTCGACAAACAACGCTATCCGCTGATGATCGAACGCTTCATGGCGCTGGCGTTCGAGCCGGGCGCCGAGTTGCCCAGACCGTATCCGAACCCTTCGCTGCGTATCGACCCCGTGACTCGCGATGTGGCACTGGCACGTTTCGGCCTCAGTCTGGATCGTCCGGTACTGGCGCTCTGTCCGGGCGCCGAGTTCGGCGAATCCAAGCGCTGGCCGGCCGAGCACTTCGCCAAGGTCGCCGAGCTGAAGATTCGCGAGGGCTGGCAGGTCTGGCTGTTCGGCTCGAAAAACGACCACCCGGTGGGCGAGGAAATCCTCGCGCGATTGATTCCTGGGTTGCGCGAAGAGGCGGTGAACCTGGCCGGCGAGACCAGCCTGGCCGAGGCTATCGATCTGCTCTCCTGCGCTGACGCAGTGGTGTCCAACGACTCCGGCCTGATGCACGTGTCAGCCGCGCTGGGCCGGCCTCTGGCTGCAGTCTATGGCTCGACGTCACCGGCCTTCACCCCGCCGCTTTCCGAGCAGGTCGAGGTTGTGCGGCTGGGTCTCGACTGCAGCCCCTGTTTTGAACGCACCTGCCGCTTCGGCCACAACAACTGCATGCGCGAGCTGAAGCCGCGCGCGGTGATCGAGGCGCTGGATCGCCTGGCCCCGCAGTCAGTTGAGGTGCGCTGA
- the ilvE gene encoding branched-chain-amino-acid transaminase, which translates to MSMADRDGVIWYDGELVQWRDATTHVLTHTLHYGMGVFEGVRAYNTPDGTAIFRLQAHTDRLFDSAHIMNMPMPYSKEEINEATRAAVRENNLESAYIRPMVFYGSEGMGLRASGLKVHVIVAAWHWGAYMGDEALELGIKVRTSSFTRHHVNITMTRAKSNGAYINSMLALQEAISGGADEALMLDPEGYVAEGSGENIFIIKDGVIYTPEVTACLNGITRGTVLTLAAEHGLKVVEKRITRDEVYIADEAFFTGTAAEVTPIREVDGRAIGIGRRGPVTEKLQKAYFDLVSGKTAAYAEWRTLVK; encoded by the coding sequence ATGTCGATGGCCGATCGTGATGGCGTCATCTGGTATGACGGCGAACTGGTGCAGTGGCGTGATGCGACCACCCATGTGCTGACCCATACCCTGCACTACGGCATGGGCGTATTCGAAGGCGTACGCGCCTACAACACCCCGGACGGCACGGCGATCTTCCGCCTGCAGGCGCACACCGACCGCCTGTTCGATTCGGCACACATCATGAACATGCCGATGCCGTACTCGAAGGAAGAGATCAACGAAGCGACCCGCGCCGCAGTGCGCGAGAACAACCTGGAAAGCGCCTACATCCGCCCGATGGTGTTCTACGGAAGCGAAGGCATGGGCCTGCGCGCCAGCGGCCTGAAAGTGCACGTGATCGTCGCCGCCTGGCACTGGGGCGCCTACATGGGCGACGAGGCGCTGGAACTGGGCATCAAGGTGCGCACCAGCTCCTTCACCCGTCACCACGTCAACATCACCATGACCCGCGCCAAGTCCAACGGTGCCTACATCAACTCGATGCTGGCCCTGCAGGAAGCCATTTCCGGTGGCGCTGACGAAGCGTTGATGCTGGATCCTGAAGGCTACGTGGCCGAAGGTTCGGGCGAGAACATCTTCATCATCAAGGATGGCGTGATCTACACCCCGGAAGTGACCGCCTGCCTGAATGGCATCACGCGTGGCACCGTGCTGACCCTGGCCGCCGAGCACGGCCTGAAGGTGGTCGAGAAGCGCATCACCCGCGACGAGGTCTATATCGCCGACGAAGCCTTCTTCACCGGAACTGCCGCAGAGGTGACGCCGATTCGCGAAGTCGATGGCCGCGCCATCGGCATCGGTCGTCGTGGCCCAGTGACCGAAAAGTTGCAGAAGGCCTACTTCGATCTGGTCTCCGGCAAGACCGCGGCGTATGCCGAATGGCGGACACTGGTCAAGTAA
- the waaC gene encoding lipopolysaccharide heptosyltransferase I, whose amino-acid sequence MKVLLVKTSSLGDVVHTLPALTDAQRALPGIQVDWVVEEGFAEIPAWHPAVAQVIPVAIRRWRKHPINTLRSGEWRRFKARLRESRYDLVIDAQGLLKSAWLTRYVKAPVAGLDHDSAREPLATRFYDRCYAVPREQHALERVRQLFAQALGYPLPQDVADYGLNREQMAAPSDQPYLLFLHGTTWPSKHWPETYWRELAERMSDFGWAIRLPWGNAEEKARAERIVSGVANAAVLPKLNLAGVARVIAGARACVAVDTGLGHLAAALDVPSISLYGPTLPGRVGAYGRSQVHLCAGGPNAGRGDRHKPCFDDLRPERVVTELKALLRAPESV is encoded by the coding sequence TTGAAGGTCCTGCTGGTCAAGACCTCGTCGTTGGGCGATGTCGTGCATACCCTGCCGGCGCTGACCGATGCGCAGCGGGCGCTGCCTGGCATCCAGGTCGACTGGGTCGTGGAGGAGGGCTTCGCCGAGATCCCGGCCTGGCATCCAGCGGTGGCGCAGGTGATTCCGGTGGCGATTCGTCGCTGGCGCAAACATCCGATCAATACCCTGCGCAGCGGCGAGTGGCGACGCTTCAAGGCGCGCTTGCGCGAAAGTCGTTATGACCTGGTGATCGACGCCCAGGGCTTGCTCAAGAGCGCCTGGCTGACCCGCTACGTCAAGGCGCCGGTCGCCGGGTTGGACCACGATTCGGCCCGCGAGCCGCTGGCGACACGCTTCTATGATCGGTGCTATGCCGTGCCGCGTGAGCAGCATGCGCTGGAGCGGGTGCGTCAGCTGTTCGCTCAGGCGCTCGGTTACCCGCTGCCGCAGGATGTTGCCGACTACGGCCTGAATCGCGAGCAGATGGCCGCGCCCAGCGATCAGCCGTATCTGCTGTTTCTGCACGGCACCACTTGGCCGAGCAAGCACTGGCCGGAAACCTACTGGCGCGAACTGGCCGAACGCATGAGCGATTTCGGCTGGGCGATCCGCCTGCCATGGGGCAATGCCGAAGAGAAGGCGCGGGCCGAACGCATCGTCAGCGGTGTGGCCAACGCCGCGGTGCTGCCGAAGCTCAATCTGGCCGGTGTTGCACGGGTCATCGCTGGTGCGCGGGCTTGTGTCGCAGTGGATACCGGCCTCGGTCATCTGGCCGCGGCGCTGGATGTGCCGAGCATTTCGCTTTATGGTCCGACCCTGCCCGGGCGGGTCGGCGCCTATGGGCGCTCGCAGGTGCACCTGTGCGCCGGCGGACCGAACGCCGGTCGCGGTGATCGGCACAAGCCCTGTTTCGACGATCTGCGCCCCGAGCGTGTCGTCACCGAACTGAAAGCCCTGCTGCGGGCCCCGGAGTCCGTCTGA
- the glnE gene encoding bifunctional [glutamate--ammonia ligase]-adenylyl-L-tyrosine phosphorylase/[glutamate--ammonia-ligase] adenylyltransferase, whose translation MSLPSLVALPPSLLPFVSRAEESFLAAAGSLSDAIAARCRAWLVEQREAFGRVCAASDFVSEQVSRDPQMLLQLAELGWLDRSLAPVEMRDALSEQVAACDSEDALALTLRRFRTRQQVRIIWRDLTRQADLAETCRDLSDLADASVDLAYHWLYTRHCEQFGVPTGRRSGNPQHMVILGMGKLGAHELNLSSDIDLIFGYPEGGETVGAKRSLDNQEFFVRLGQRLIKSLDAITVDGFVFRVDMRLRPYGSSGPLVYSFNALEQYYQDQGRDWERYAMIKARVIGGDQQAGKELLEMLRPFVYRRYLDFSAIEALRTMKQLIQQEVRRKGMASNIKLGAGGIREVEFIAQAFQLIHGGRDLSLQQRPLLKVLATLEGQGYLPGAAVKELREGYEFLRYTEHALQAIADRQTQMLPETEVDCARVAFMLGFDSWQAFHEQLLHWRGRIDWHFHQVIADPDEDENAEGEALVGGEWLPLWEQDWDEEFACRQLSEAGFRDGQVACQRLAALRNASQVRTMQRLGRERLDAFIPRLLAQAVEQDDPDLVLERVLPLVEAVARRSAYLVLLTENPGALQRLLELCAASPWVAEQIARFPLLLDELLNAGRLYSPPLAPELAAELRERLMRIPEDDLEQQMEALRHFKLAHRLRVAASEIAGTLPLMKVSDYLTWLAEAILQEVLTLAWRHTVARHGQPQRSDGTLCDPAFVIVGYGKVGGIELGHGSDLDLVFIHDGDPAAETNGAKPIDTAQFFTRLGQRIIHLLTTQTTSGQLYEVDMRLRPSGASGLLVSSLGAFERYQGQEAWTWEHQALVRARVLVGCPQLTADFERVRAGVLGRERDLDALRREVSDMRAKMRDNLGTRATHAGTAEQAFDGAAEFNLKQDAGGIVDIEFMVQYAALAWSHQHPELLRYTDNIRILDGLEQAGLMTGDEVRLLQDAYKAYRAAAHRQSLQKQPGVVSGDQFHDERRAVMRIWRELGLS comes from the coding sequence ATGAGTCTGCCATCGCTGGTTGCATTGCCGCCCTCGCTTCTGCCTTTTGTCAGCCGTGCCGAAGAGTCGTTCCTCGCTGCTGCCGGCAGCCTGTCGGATGCCATTGCGGCACGTTGCCGCGCCTGGCTGGTGGAGCAGCGCGAGGCGTTCGGCCGGGTCTGTGCGGCGAGCGACTTCGTCAGCGAACAGGTTAGTCGAGATCCGCAGATGCTGCTGCAGCTGGCCGAGCTGGGGTGGCTGGACAGATCGCTCGCGCCGGTCGAGATGCGTGACGCACTGAGCGAGCAGGTCGCCGCGTGCGACAGCGAGGATGCCCTGGCGCTGACCCTGCGCCGCTTCCGGACCCGCCAGCAGGTGCGGATCATCTGGCGCGACCTGACCCGTCAGGCCGACCTTGCCGAAACCTGTCGCGACCTTTCCGATCTCGCCGACGCTTCGGTCGATCTGGCGTATCACTGGCTGTACACACGCCATTGCGAGCAGTTCGGCGTACCCACCGGGCGTCGCAGCGGCAACCCGCAACACATGGTCATCCTTGGCATGGGCAAGCTGGGCGCCCACGAGCTGAATCTGTCCTCGGACATCGACCTGATCTTCGGATACCCCGAAGGTGGCGAAACCGTGGGCGCCAAGCGCTCGCTGGACAATCAGGAGTTCTTCGTCCGGCTCGGTCAGCGGCTGATCAAGTCGCTGGACGCCATCACCGTCGATGGCTTCGTCTTCCGCGTCGATATGCGCCTACGCCCGTACGGTTCGTCCGGTCCGCTGGTCTACAGCTTCAACGCGCTGGAACAGTACTACCAGGACCAGGGGCGTGACTGGGAGCGCTACGCGATGATCAAGGCGCGTGTCATCGGTGGCGACCAGCAGGCCGGCAAGGAGCTGCTGGAAATGCTGCGGCCGTTCGTCTATCGGCGCTACCTTGATTTCTCCGCCATCGAAGCGCTGCGCACCATGAAGCAGCTGATCCAGCAGGAAGTGCGGCGCAAGGGCATGGCTTCGAATATCAAGCTGGGTGCCGGTGGCATCCGCGAGGTGGAGTTCATCGCCCAGGCGTTTCAGCTGATTCACGGCGGGCGCGATCTCAGCCTGCAACAGCGGCCGTTGCTCAAGGTGCTGGCTACCCTGGAAGGTCAGGGCTATCTGCCGGGTGCGGCGGTGAAGGAGCTGCGCGAAGGCTATGAGTTTCTGCGCTATACCGAGCATGCGCTGCAGGCCATCGCCGATCGCCAGACGCAGATGCTGCCGGAGACTGAAGTCGACTGCGCGCGGGTCGCCTTCATGCTCGGTTTCGACAGCTGGCAGGCCTTCCACGAGCAGCTGTTGCACTGGCGTGGGCGTATCGACTGGCATTTTCACCAGGTCATCGCCGACCCGGACGAGGACGAGAATGCCGAAGGCGAGGCGCTGGTCGGCGGCGAGTGGCTGCCGCTGTGGGAGCAGGACTGGGACGAGGAGTTCGCCTGTCGACAGCTGTCCGAAGCCGGGTTCCGTGATGGTCAGGTTGCCTGTCAGCGCCTCGCCGCACTGCGTAATGCCAGTCAGGTCAGGACCATGCAGCGTCTCGGCCGCGAGCGTCTGGATGCCTTCATTCCTCGTTTGCTGGCACAGGCTGTCGAGCAGGACGACCCGGATCTGGTGCTCGAGCGCGTGCTGCCATTGGTCGAGGCGGTGGCCCGGCGTTCGGCCTATCTCGTATTGCTGACCGAAAATCCCGGCGCGCTGCAGCGGTTGCTCGAACTCTGCGCGGCCAGCCCGTGGGTCGCCGAGCAGATCGCGCGGTTCCCGTTGCTGCTCGACGAATTGCTCAACGCCGGTCGTTTGTATAGCCCGCCGCTGGCGCCGGAGCTGGCCGCAGAATTGCGCGAGCGGCTGATGCGTATTCCCGAGGATGACCTCGAGCAGCAGATGGAGGCGCTGCGTCATTTCAAGTTGGCGCATCGCCTGCGCGTCGCAGCCTCGGAGATCGCCGGGACGCTGCCGTTGATGAAGGTCAGTGACTACCTGACCTGGCTGGCGGAGGCCATTCTGCAGGAAGTACTGACCCTGGCCTGGCGCCACACTGTCGCGCGTCATGGTCAGCCGCAGCGCAGCGACGGCACGCTGTGCGATCCGGCCTTCGTCATCGTCGGTTACGGCAAGGTCGGCGGGATCGAGCTCGGTCACGGTTCCGACCTGGACCTGGTGTTCATCCATGACGGCGACCCTGCCGCCGAGACCAATGGCGCCAAGCCCATCGACACCGCGCAGTTCTTTACCCGTCTCGGTCAGCGCATCATTCATCTGCTGACCACCCAGACCACCTCCGGCCAGCTGTACGAGGTGGACATGCGCCTGCGTCCGTCCGGCGCTTCTGGGCTGCTGGTCAGCTCCCTCGGCGCCTTCGAGCGCTACCAGGGCCAGGAAGCCTGGACCTGGGAGCACCAGGCGCTGGTGCGTGCGCGGGTGCTGGTTGGCTGTCCGCAGCTGACTGCCGACTTCGAACGGGTGCGCGCCGGTGTGCTCGGTCGTGAACGTGATCTGGATGCGCTGCGTCGCGAAGTCAGCGACATGCGCGCGAAGATGCGCGACAACCTCGGGACCCGCGCGACACATGCGGGGACTGCCGAGCAAGCCTTCGACGGCGCCGCCGAGTTCAATCTCAAGCAGGACGCCGGTGGTATCGTGGATATCGAATTTATGGTGCAATACGCGGCTTTGGCGTGGTCGCACCAGCATCCCGAACTGCTGCGCTATACCGATAACATCCGCATCCTCGATGGGTTGGAGCAGGCCGGGTTGATGACCGGCGATGAGGTTCGGCTGCTGCAGGATGCCTACAAGGCCTACCGCGCCGCAGCGCACCGGCAATCACTGCAGAAGCAGCCCGGAGTGGTGAGTGGGGATCAATTCCACGACGAGCGCCGCGCTGTCATGCGTATCTGGCGTGAGTTGGGCCTAAGCTGA
- a CDS encoding glycosyltransferase family 4 protein, translated as MQLAFILYKYFPFGGLQRDFMRIALECQRRGHSIRVYAMIWEGDVPEGFEVLIAPVKALFNHTRNERFTAWVEADLAKRPVDRVIGFNKMPGLDVYYAADPCFEDKAQTLRNPIYRRWARYKHFAEYERAVFAPEAKTEILMISEVQQPLFVKHYGTPAERFHLLPPGIAQDRRAPANAAQIRTEFREEFEVRPEELLLVQIGSGFKTKGLDRSLKALAALPRELSQRTRLLVIGQDDPKPFKLQAKTLGVSGMVEFLKGRSDIPRFLLGADLLIHPAYNENTGTVLLEALVAGLPVLVTDVCGYAHYITDADCGRVVPSPFEQQVLDQMLVQMLADDQQRAVWSRNALTFADTADLYSMPQKAADVILGASA; from the coding sequence ATGCAACTGGCGTTCATTCTTTACAAGTATTTCCCCTTCGGCGGGCTGCAGCGCGATTTCATGCGCATTGCCCTCGAATGTCAGCGTCGCGGCCATTCAATCCGCGTCTACGCGATGATCTGGGAAGGTGACGTGCCCGAAGGCTTCGAGGTGCTGATCGCGCCGGTCAAGGCGCTGTTCAACCACACCCGCAACGAGCGTTTCACTGCCTGGGTCGAGGCCGATCTGGCCAAACGGCCGGTCGACCGGGTGATCGGCTTTAACAAGATGCCGGGACTCGATGTGTATTACGCCGCCGACCCCTGCTTCGAGGACAAGGCGCAGACCCTGCGCAATCCGATCTACCGCCGCTGGGCTCGCTACAAGCACTTCGCCGAGTACGAGCGCGCGGTGTTTGCGCCCGAGGCGAAGACCGAAATCCTGATGATCTCCGAGGTACAGCAGCCGCTGTTCGTCAAACACTACGGCACGCCCGCCGAACGCTTTCACCTATTGCCGCCGGGCATCGCCCAGGATCGCCGCGCGCCGGCCAATGCCGCGCAAATCCGTACCGAGTTTCGCGAGGAATTCGAGGTGCGGCCCGAGGAGCTGCTGCTGGTGCAGATCGGTTCCGGTTTCAAGACCAAGGGTCTGGACCGCAGCCTCAAGGCGCTCGCCGCATTGCCGCGCGAACTGAGTCAGCGCACCCGGCTGCTGGTGATCGGCCAGGACGATCCCAAGCCGTTCAAGCTGCAGGCCAAGACGCTGGGCGTTTCCGGCATGGTCGAATTCCTCAAGGGGCGCAGCGATATACCGCGGTTCCTGCTGGGCGCCGATCTGCTGATCCACCCAGCCTACAACGAGAACACCGGTACCGTACTGCTGGAAGCGCTGGTCGCCGGGCTGCCGGTGCTGGTCACCGATGTATGTGGCTATGCGCACTACATTACCGACGCCGACTGCGGTCGCGTGGTACCCAGCCCCTTCGAGCAGCAGGTGCTCGACCAGATGCTGGTGCAGATGCTGGCCGATGATCAGCAGCGCGCGGTCTGGAGTCGCAATGCGCTGACGTTCGCCGACACGGCGGACCTTTATTCGATGCCGCAGAAGGCGGCAGACGTGATTCTCGGGGCAAGCGCATGA
- a CDS encoding lipopolysaccharide kinase InaA family protein → MVLTDLTRGGRSPTLPLTLLLPAGELRMLQWLRVLPGQRYVGRAEWQGRTVLAKLLVGAKAERHFQRERQGARLLAEQGMITPALLAEGFEAGQGGWLLFDFLVGAESLEQAWRAVEHEPPLSDLQQMVLGEALGAIAQLHARGLWQDDLHLDNLLRHDGHLFIIDGGGIQAQTPGQPLARDKVLANLGVFFAQLPAGLEPYIEELLVHYILVNGEHALPLEALLREIAGVRRWRLRDYLGKLGRDCSLFSARRSLSELRIVRRSEATVLESLLDAPDMALESGRAMKRGGSASVALIETAGRPLVIKRYNIKGLGHWLRRCWRPSRAWHSWVEGNRLDFLGIATPRPLAMLERRWLGLRQRSYLITEYSGGEDIIARFQPYLAGSPPEIELLALDQLFAALRRERISHGDLKGTNLLWNQGRWTLIDLDAAQQHRSEAGFSRAYTRDRARFLRNWPSDSALHRLLAERIPKDSLEPDA, encoded by the coding sequence ATGGTACTGACGGATCTCACCCGTGGCGGCCGCTCGCCAACATTACCTCTGACACTCCTGCTGCCGGCCGGCGAACTGCGCATGCTGCAGTGGCTGCGTGTACTGCCGGGGCAGCGATATGTAGGTCGGGCCGAATGGCAGGGGCGTACTGTGCTGGCCAAGCTGCTGGTCGGCGCTAAGGCCGAGCGCCATTTTCAGCGCGAGCGCCAAGGTGCTCGCTTATTGGCCGAGCAGGGCATGATCACTCCGGCGTTGCTCGCTGAGGGCTTCGAGGCCGGGCAGGGTGGCTGGCTGCTCTTCGACTTCCTGGTCGGCGCCGAAAGTCTGGAGCAGGCCTGGCGGGCAGTGGAGCACGAACCGCCGTTGTCCGATCTCCAGCAGATGGTGCTGGGGGAAGCACTGGGCGCCATCGCGCAACTACACGCGCGCGGCCTGTGGCAGGATGATCTCCACCTAGACAATCTGCTGCGACATGATGGCCATCTCTTCATCATCGATGGCGGCGGCATTCAGGCGCAGACTCCGGGCCAGCCGCTGGCACGCGATAAGGTACTGGCTAACCTCGGCGTGTTCTTCGCGCAGCTGCCGGCTGGTCTGGAGCCGTACATCGAAGAACTGCTGGTGCACTACATCTTGGTCAACGGCGAGCATGCCCTGCCGTTGGAGGCTCTGCTGCGGGAGATCGCAGGCGTACGTCGCTGGCGACTGCGCGACTATCTCGGCAAGCTTGGCCGCGACTGCTCGCTGTTCAGCGCAAGGCGCAGCCTGAGTGAGCTACGCATCGTTCGTCGCAGCGAGGCGACTGTACTGGAGAGTCTGCTGGACGCGCCGGATATGGCGCTCGAGTCGGGACGTGCAATGAAGCGGGGCGGCAGTGCCAGCGTGGCGCTGATCGAGACAGCCGGCCGGCCGCTGGTCATCAAGCGCTACAACATAAAGGGCCTGGGCCACTGGCTGCGTCGCTGCTGGCGGCCCAGTCGTGCCTGGCACAGCTGGGTCGAGGGAAATCGCCTGGATTTTCTTGGCATCGCCACGCCACGACCGCTGGCCATGCTGGAGCGCCGTTGGCTGGGCCTGCGCCAACGCAGCTATCTGATTACCGAATACAGCGGCGGCGAGGATATAATTGCGCGTTTTCAGCCATACCTCGCCGGTTCGCCGCCCGAAATCGAGTTGCTGGCGCTTGATCAGTTGTTCGCCGCGCTACGTCGCGAGCGCATCAGCCACGGTGATCTTAAGGGCACCAACCTGCTCTGGAATCAGGGGCGCTGGACGCTGATCGATCTGGATGCTGCGCAGCAGCACCGCAGCGAGGCGGGCTTCAGTCGCGCCTATACGCGTGATCGCGCACGTTTTCTGCGCAACTGGCCGTCAGATTCTGCGCTGCATCGGCTACTGGCCGAACGAATACCGAAGGACAGCTTGGAGCCCGATGCTTGA